In one window of Terriglobia bacterium DNA:
- a CDS encoding aminotransferase class V-fold PLP-dependent enzyme, producing MPASSSQERRHQEQRMITSPTTVNAEKLSIKPPKRFLYGPGPSQVHPRVYEALSKQIVGHMDPYFFEVSQGIQSMLRNVFGTANDITLAISATGSGGMETAVSNFVEPGMKVGLFSAGFFADRIGEMAKRHGGNVVRFEKPWGEIASDDEARDFIRRERPSVVAFVQAETSTGAFQPSRSICEAAHEVAAIVIADCVTSLGAMPVELDKNGIDVAYSCTQKGLSCPPGLSPVSLSPRAVERIKARTQPNRSWYFDLALLLEYYEGAHRYHHTASATLFYALHEALSLIEEEGVENRFSRHHAANREFVKGIESLGLRMHVPEQHRIWNLSTPRVPAGVDDAKVRSYLLSKHGIEIMGGFGPLAGKVFRIGIMGPLATTEGVNFFLGAFEEALHQAEYKP from the coding sequence ATGCCAGCCTCCTCATCGCAGGAGCGGCGGCACCAGGAGCAGCGGATGATCACCTCGCCAACCACCGTCAACGCGGAGAAGCTTTCGATCAAGCCCCCAAAGCGATTCCTCTATGGCCCCGGACCGTCGCAGGTTCATCCGCGGGTCTACGAAGCACTCTCGAAGCAGATTGTCGGCCATATGGATCCTTATTTCTTTGAAGTTTCGCAGGGGATTCAGAGCATGCTGCGCAACGTGTTTGGGACGGCGAACGACATCACGCTAGCAATCTCGGCGACCGGCAGTGGCGGCATGGAGACCGCGGTTTCGAACTTTGTCGAGCCCGGGATGAAAGTCGGACTCTTCTCCGCCGGTTTTTTTGCCGACCGGATCGGCGAGATGGCGAAGCGGCATGGCGGCAATGTTGTACGTTTCGAGAAGCCTTGGGGCGAAATCGCCTCCGATGATGAGGCGCGCGACTTCATCCGGCGCGAGCGGCCCTCCGTCGTTGCTTTCGTGCAGGCGGAAACCTCCACCGGAGCCTTCCAACCCAGTCGCTCGATCTGCGAAGCCGCACACGAGGTCGCTGCCATCGTCATCGCCGACTGCGTTACATCGCTCGGCGCCATGCCGGTTGAGTTGGACAAGAACGGAATCGACGTCGCTTACAGTTGTACGCAAAAAGGTTTGAGCTGCCCGCCCGGACTATCACCGGTGAGCTTGTCCCCCCGGGCGGTCGAACGTATTAAAGCCCGAACGCAGCCGAATCGAAGCTGGTATTTCGATTTGGCGTTGCTGCTGGAGTACTACGAAGGCGCGCACCGTTATCATCACACCGCGTCCGCAACTCTCTTCTACGCATTGCACGAAGCGCTTTCGCTAATCGAGGAAGAAGGGGTGGAGAACCGATTTAGCCGCCATCACGCGGCCAATCGCGAGTTCGTAAAAGGCATCGAGAGTCTCGGCCTGCGGATGCACGTGCCCGAACAGCATCGCATTTGGAATCTCAGCACGCCGCGCGTACCTGCCGGGGTCGACGACGCGAAAGTACGCAGCTATCTGCTGTCAAAACACGGAATCGAAATCATGGGGGGCTTTGGTCCGCTCGCCGGCAAGGTCTTCCGCATCGGCATTATGGGACCGCTCGCCACGACCGAAGGCGTCAATTTCTTCCTAGGAGCTTTCGAGGAAGCACTCCACCAAGCCGAATATAAGCCGTAG
- a CDS encoding amidohydrolase family protein, which translates to MMKRLVIHLCFLVVLSGVALTQNIADEAANAPRPVKLVPTPSAGPVYIRCGALFDGRSDQLEPNMTIVVEHDRITRAGKFSPPAGAQVIDLTKLTCLPGMVESHTHVFLQGDRKPGQYDAQLLKQSIAYRAIEATTAAHAALDWGFTTIRDLETEGAGYADVDVRNAINRGLIWGPRMQVVGRAMDVTGSYPLQPAYAWDVKVPIGVQTVDGVEGARKAVREQLSHGTDWVKLYADRSGRIHDNVLETIPTFTMDELRAIVDEAHREHHRVAAHATGLMGVHDAVEAGVDTIEHGNYIAPEDMKTMVAKGIWFVPTPYVAEYDAEWRAERAGTQPQESPGLKIEEDTFKRALQANVKIAFGTDVGAFEWDMSPARQLVTMVKWGMTPAQALHTITIRGAELMDMQNDIGTVEPGKNADIIAVQGNPLTDISVMQKISFVMKGGVVFKK; encoded by the coding sequence ATGATGAAACGGCTCGTAATTCATCTTTGTTTCCTGGTGGTGTTGTCCGGAGTTGCGCTTACCCAGAACATTGCGGACGAGGCGGCCAATGCTCCGCGACCGGTGAAGCTGGTGCCGACGCCGTCGGCCGGTCCGGTCTACATCCGTTGCGGGGCGCTATTCGACGGCAGGTCTGACCAACTCGAGCCCAATATGACCATCGTTGTGGAGCACGATCGGATCACGCGCGCCGGAAAGTTTTCACCCCCGGCAGGCGCACAAGTCATCGACCTGACAAAGCTGACGTGTCTCCCTGGCATGGTGGAGTCACACACCCACGTCTTCCTCCAGGGCGACCGCAAGCCCGGCCAGTACGATGCACAACTGCTGAAGCAATCGATAGCATACCGTGCGATCGAGGCGACAACCGCAGCGCATGCTGCGCTGGATTGGGGATTCACTACGATTCGCGACCTGGAAACCGAGGGTGCAGGCTACGCTGACGTTGACGTGCGCAATGCGATCAACCGCGGATTGATCTGGGGACCGCGCATGCAAGTGGTGGGACGCGCGATGGACGTAACCGGTTCTTATCCGCTGCAACCTGCCTACGCATGGGATGTGAAGGTGCCAATTGGCGTTCAGACTGTGGACGGAGTGGAAGGAGCGCGCAAGGCAGTGCGGGAACAGCTCTCGCATGGCACCGATTGGGTCAAGCTCTACGCCGACCGTAGCGGCAGGATTCACGACAACGTCCTGGAAACGATCCCGACTTTTACGATGGACGAATTGCGCGCGATCGTCGACGAGGCCCACCGCGAGCATCACCGGGTCGCGGCGCACGCCACTGGACTGATGGGCGTGCATGATGCGGTGGAAGCGGGCGTCGATACCATCGAGCACGGCAACTACATTGCGCCTGAGGATATGAAGACGATGGTCGCGAAAGGGATATGGTTCGTGCCCACGCCCTATGTCGCCGAATATGACGCCGAATGGCGAGCCGAGCGCGCGGGTACCCAGCCACAGGAGTCGCCGGGGCTAAAGATCGAGGAGGACACATTCAAGCGCGCGCTGCAGGCGAACGTGAAGATAGCGTTCGGGACCGATGTCGGCGCATTCGAGTGGGACATGAGTCCCGCCCGGCAACTGGTAACCATGGTGAAATGGGGTATGACGCCGGCACAGGCGCTCCATACGATAACAATCAGAGGTGCGGAATTGATGGACATGCAGAACGACATCGGAACTGTTGAGCCGGGCAAGAACGCCGATATCATCGCCGTACAGGGAAATCCGCTCACCGATATTTCGGTGATGCAGAAGATCAGCTTCGTGATGAAAGGCGGCGTGGTGTTCAAAAAATAA
- a CDS encoding PRC-barrel domain-containing protein: MPHLGTLREYKFQGDTDDIRGAKVHGPDNEVLGDIDDVIFDHDTGQIRYAVIDTGGWLTSKKFLVPADRIQQFKINSDDFYVDLTKEQIRTFPEYDGSLHDSPDQWRDYEDRYRDTWTTEGGILHREIGPNTITPNPDELPPVRGDVSGDFTPERLASTFSDPAPQAGKLRMRPSGTASRAEDTRKPGTSQGTERAGWEEDKAMEREVNQELAESSSNDVVAAENQRWRAFEDNLRRNRVDITASCRSCGPAKDRAA, encoded by the coding sequence ATGCCTCATCTCGGAACATTGCGCGAGTACAAATTCCAGGGAGACACCGACGACATTCGTGGCGCCAAAGTTCATGGCCCCGACAACGAAGTTCTCGGCGATATCGACGATGTCATCTTCGATCACGACACCGGACAGATTCGCTACGCGGTGATCGATACCGGCGGCTGGTTGACCAGCAAGAAATTCCTCGTGCCTGCCGATCGCATCCAGCAATTCAAGATCAACAGCGACGATTTTTACGTGGATCTCACGAAAGAACAGATCCGAACGTTCCCAGAATACGACGGAAGTCTGCACGACAGTCCGGACCAGTGGCGAGACTACGAAGATCGTTATCGAGATACTTGGACCACGGAAGGCGGCATCCTGCATCGCGAGATCGGCCCCAACACGATCACACCGAACCCCGACGAACTTCCGCCGGTCCGTGGCGATGTCAGCGGCGACTTCACGCCCGAGCGCCTCGCCTCGACGTTCTCAGACCCCGCGCCGCAAGCCGGCAAACTTCGAATGCGTCCGTCGGGAACCGCGTCCCGCGCCGAGGACACGCGCAAGCCGGGAACGTCGCAGGGAACCGAACGCGCCGGATGGGAAGAAGATAAGGCGATGGAGCGCGAGGTGAACCAGGAACTTGCCGAATCATCGAGCAATGATGTCGTAGCAGCGGAGAACCAGCGGTGGCGTGCTTTTGAAGATAATCTCCGGCGCAACCGTGTCGACATCACTGCCAGTTGCCGGTCTTGCGGCCCGGCCAAGGATCGCGCCGCATAA
- the ligA gene encoding NAD-dependent DNA ligase LigA codes for MPAKDVSAQIEKLRDEIRYHEHRYYVLDDPEVSDAEYDRLVNELKALEAAHPALVTLDSPTQRVGGKPREGFVKVPHSSPMLSLDNAYNDEELRDWARRVEELSGTKNVEFVCELKLDGLSMALRYTEDPTSGKDPRLLKAADVGHGRDGGTRFVQAVTRGDGSTGEDVTLNLRTVRSVPLSIGAKAREKVGLPAEFEVRGEVIMPTKSFERMNEDRERAGQSKFANPRNAAAGAVRVLEPNITAQRRLDFYAYFLLADGKVIFDRQWDSLEAMAKVGFKVNPNRRLLKSVDEVWEFITKFEAQRDNLPYEIDGIVVKVNRTDLWRRLGFTGKAPRWAIAYKYAARSAVTRVDDIVPQVGRTGKLTPVAWLAPVSIGGTTVTRATLHNQDEIDRLGVKIGDWVMVERGGDVIPKVVKVDESKPRGHKEFEMPKRCPVCGGHVVRAEGEADHRCVNANCPAKLRESVLHFASRGVMNIEGLGDVLVNQLADKGLVKTVADIYDLDEAKLLTLERMGKKSAQNVLDEIENSKKLPLERVIYGLGIRFVGERTAQFLAEHFGSMDALIEVATKPEEESIAELQQVEEVGPRVSAAIREFFDEPKNLQLIERLRKAGLQMKGTKKERGTKLAGMTFVLTGTLAKYSRDEAKKLLEDAGAKVSGSVSKKTNYVVAGEEAGSKLDKAKELGVKVIDESEMEKMLGKP; via the coding sequence ATGCCCGCGAAGGACGTTTCCGCACAGATAGAGAAGTTGAGAGATGAGATTCGGTATCACGAGCACCGGTATTACGTGCTCGACGATCCGGAGGTTTCGGACGCCGAATACGATCGACTGGTGAACGAGTTGAAGGCGCTCGAGGCGGCGCATCCGGCGCTGGTTACGCTGGACTCTCCGACGCAACGCGTGGGTGGCAAGCCGCGCGAGGGCTTCGTCAAGGTGCCGCATTCGTCGCCGATGCTCTCGCTGGATAACGCTTACAACGATGAGGAATTGCGGGATTGGGCCAGGCGCGTCGAGGAGTTGAGCGGGACGAAGAACGTCGAGTTCGTGTGCGAGTTGAAGCTGGATGGGTTATCGATGGCGCTGAGGTACACGGAAGATCCAACGTCGGGAAAAGACCCACGTCTGCTAAAAGCGGCAGACGTGGGGCACGGAAGGGACGGCGGAACCCGGTTTGTGCAGGCGGTGACGCGGGGAGATGGATCGACGGGAGAGGACGTTACGCTGAACCTGCGGACGGTGCGGAGTGTTCCGCTATCAATTGGAGCAAAGGCGCGGGAGAAGGTGGGGTTGCCGGCGGAGTTCGAGGTACGCGGCGAAGTGATCATGCCGACCAAGTCGTTCGAGCGCATGAATGAGGATCGCGAGCGTGCCGGTCAGTCAAAGTTCGCCAACCCTCGGAACGCGGCGGCGGGCGCGGTACGTGTGCTGGAGCCGAATATCACCGCACAGCGGAGGCTGGATTTCTATGCGTATTTTCTGCTCGCGGATGGAAAAGTGATTTTCGATCGGCAATGGGATTCGCTGGAGGCGATGGCGAAGGTCGGCTTCAAGGTCAATCCGAATCGTCGGCTGCTGAAATCGGTGGACGAAGTATGGGAGTTCATCACTAAGTTTGAGGCGCAACGGGACAATCTGCCGTACGAGATTGACGGGATTGTGGTGAAGGTCAATCGGACGGACTTGTGGCGACGGTTGGGATTCACGGGGAAGGCTCCGCGATGGGCGATTGCGTACAAATACGCGGCGCGGTCGGCGGTAACGCGGGTGGATGACATCGTGCCGCAGGTGGGGCGCACGGGCAAGCTGACACCCGTGGCGTGGCTTGCGCCGGTGAGTATCGGCGGGACGACGGTGACGCGCGCGACGCTGCATAACCAGGACGAGATTGATCGACTGGGAGTGAAGATCGGCGACTGGGTGATGGTGGAGCGCGGTGGGGACGTGATCCCGAAGGTAGTGAAGGTCGACGAGTCGAAGCCGCGTGGGCACAAGGAATTCGAGATGCCGAAGCGGTGTCCGGTATGCGGCGGACACGTCGTGCGCGCCGAAGGCGAGGCGGATCACCGGTGCGTGAACGCGAACTGTCCGGCAAAGCTGCGCGAGAGTGTCCTGCACTTTGCGTCACGCGGCGTGATGAATATCGAAGGGCTCGGCGATGTGCTTGTGAATCAACTTGCGGATAAAGGACTGGTGAAAACGGTTGCGGATATCTACGACCTCGACGAAGCCAAGCTGCTTACGCTGGAGCGCATGGGGAAGAAGTCGGCACAGAATGTGTTGGACGAGATCGAGAACTCGAAGAAGTTGCCGCTGGAACGGGTGATTTATGGCCTGGGGATCCGGTTCGTCGGCGAGCGGACGGCGCAGTTCCTGGCGGAACACTTTGGATCGATGGACGCGTTGATTGAGGTGGCGACGAAGCCGGAAGAAGAGAGCATCGCGGAGTTGCAGCAAGTGGAAGAGGTTGGGCCGCGCGTTTCGGCGGCGATACGGGAGTTCTTTGATGAGCCTAAGAATTTGCAGTTGATCGAGCGTCTGAGAAAAGCCGGGCTGCAGATGAAGGGCACGAAAAAAGAGCGTGGAACAAAATTGGCGGGAATGACCTTCGTCTTGACGGGGACTCTGGCCAAGTATTCGCGGGATGAGGCGAAGAAGCTGTTGGAAGATGCGGGCGCGAAGGTCAGCGGGTCAGTGAGTAAAAAGACGAACTACGTTGTGGCCGGGGAAGAGGCGGGGTCGAAGCTGGACAAGGCGAAAGAACTGGGCGTGAAGGTAATTGATGAGTCGGAGATGGAGAAGATGTTAGGGAAGCCGTGA
- a CDS encoding amino acid racemase: protein MNTLGIVGGLGPESTVDYYRSIITLFRERTHNAGYPHIIIDSLDVDEGIRLVETEDWKRLTEYLAEGFRRLAAAGADFGLMAANTPHIVFDGVRQHSSLPIISIVEATCSEVQRRGLKKVGLLGTGFTMGGRFYPEVFERSGIGLVPPSPEERAYIHEKYLGELLRGTFLPETREWLLEIIATLKRRDDVEAVVLAGTELPLILRADSASGIPLLDTTQIHVRAAVEAILA, encoded by the coding sequence ATGAACACCCTCGGCATCGTCGGCGGGCTCGGGCCCGAATCGACGGTTGATTACTATCGCTCGATCATCACGCTCTTTCGCGAGCGGACCCATAACGCCGGCTATCCGCACATCATCATTGACAGCCTCGACGTCGATGAGGGGATTCGCCTGGTTGAAACCGAGGATTGGAAGCGGCTCACCGAATACCTGGCCGAGGGCTTCCGGAGACTGGCGGCAGCGGGTGCGGATTTCGGACTAATGGCCGCGAATACTCCGCACATTGTTTTCGATGGTGTGCGACAGCACTCGTCGCTTCCCATCATCAGCATCGTTGAAGCAACGTGTAGTGAGGTTCAACGGCGCGGGCTGAAGAAGGTCGGACTGCTCGGTACCGGATTCACTATGGGCGGGCGATTCTACCCGGAAGTATTCGAACGCAGCGGCATTGGGCTTGTGCCGCCGTCGCCCGAGGAGCGGGCTTACATTCACGAGAAGTATCTTGGCGAACTTTTGCGCGGAACGTTCTTACCGGAGACCAGGGAGTGGTTGCTGGAAATCATTGCCACGCTGAAGCGGCGTGACGACGTTGAGGCGGTGGTTCTGGCGGGTACTGAATTGCCTCTAATTCTAAGAGCGGATTCCGCGTCGGGTATACCCCTGCTTGATACAACCCAGATCCATGTTCGCGCCGCAGTTGAAGCTATCCTTGCCTAG
- a CDS encoding aryl-sulfate sulfotransferase, which translates to MKLNMVSFALAALLAVVCIGCANPDIQITTTRSSTLTPASGYVLMSAEGSTPAIATDLNGKVVWKYNFDTHSNSYHPIPIQPLPNGDLIIESATGPGIAPCSDCAQFNTVSEIDVSGKLIWQLTNQQLEDELTAAGYNIKLGQMSHDAIGLPNGHVIVLSSDVKDVGGQQLEGSVLIDLDENHKPVWVWDTFDHLDTSRHPYFKLPDWIHGNAVIYSKDDGNLIFSSRAQSWLIKIDYENGAGNGAILWKLGYQGDFTLTNGGPVDWFYGQHAPIFLSSNTTGVFQLGMFDNGNSRIMDSNGARCGDSGQPACYSTVPIFQIDEANRTATVLWRDKLEFFSSAVGNMQVLDNGDVWFDAGRVSDNKAIIREVTMDANPQTVLEMQVNHIVYRAIHVPGSVLGLQ; encoded by the coding sequence ATGAAATTAAATATGGTGTCATTTGCGCTCGCCGCGTTGTTGGCGGTGGTTTGCATCGGTTGCGCGAATCCAGATATTCAAATCACGACCACCAGATCCAGCACTTTGACCCCTGCTAGTGGGTATGTGCTGATGTCGGCCGAGGGTTCGACGCCGGCGATCGCGACGGACCTGAACGGCAAAGTCGTGTGGAAGTACAACTTTGACACCCATTCGAATTCTTACCACCCGATTCCGATCCAGCCCTTGCCGAATGGCGATCTCATTATTGAGTCGGCAACCGGCCCCGGCATTGCTCCATGCTCTGACTGTGCGCAGTTCAATACCGTCTCGGAAATCGACGTTTCCGGAAAACTGATCTGGCAATTGACGAACCAGCAGTTAGAGGATGAGCTGACGGCCGCAGGCTACAACATAAAGCTTGGGCAAATGAGTCACGACGCGATCGGATTGCCGAACGGCCATGTGATTGTGCTCTCGAGCGACGTGAAGGACGTGGGCGGCCAGCAACTGGAGGGCTCGGTGCTCATCGACCTCGATGAGAACCATAAGCCGGTTTGGGTTTGGGACACTTTCGATCATCTGGATACGAGCCGGCATCCTTATTTCAAGCTTCCGGACTGGATTCACGGGAACGCGGTGATTTACTCCAAGGATGACGGAAACCTGATTTTCTCCTCGCGCGCGCAATCGTGGCTTATCAAGATTGATTATGAGAACGGAGCCGGCAATGGTGCGATCCTGTGGAAACTCGGCTACCAGGGCGATTTCACGCTGACGAATGGCGGCCCAGTAGATTGGTTCTACGGTCAGCATGCGCCGATTTTCCTCAGCTCGAATACAACGGGCGTGTTCCAGCTTGGTATGTTCGACAACGGTAACAGCCGAATCATGGACAGCAATGGCGCAAGATGCGGCGACAGCGGACAGCCGGCGTGCTACAGCACTGTGCCGATCTTCCAGATTGATGAGGCGAACCGCACCGCGACGGTACTATGGCGTGACAAACTCGAATTCTTCAGTTCTGCCGTGGGCAATATGCAAGTGCTGGACAATGGCGACGTCTGGTTCGATGCGGGGCGCGTAAGCGATAACAAAGCGATCATCCGGGAAGTCACAATGGATGCGAATCCACAGACGGTGCTGGAGATGCAGGTGAACCACATCGTGTATCGGGCGATACACGTGCCGGGATCAGTGCTGGGGTTGCAGTAG
- a CDS encoding type II toxin-antitoxin system HipA family toxin encodes MIRVWTENRTAGVLDRNGQRGSTFVYEPGADSERAVSVTMPVRLESWNTPLGVAPIFEMNLPEGALRERLRLAFAKATGTFDDLDLLSIVGRSQLGRVRFTGMDDQLDEGVPFQSVDEILSSRRGGELYRYLLEKFATYSGISGVQPKFLVRDEGTFAVNQDMKRTLSPSFRGATHIVKFWDPAEFPQLAANEFFCLKAAERCGLTVPSHRLAEDGSALVMERFDLRPDGTYCGFEDFCVLNARRTDEKYRGSYETNVMKRFQQFAISPKVLEESLQLFTLIALNCAIRNGDAHLKNFGIVYDDVMGEAHLAPVYDLVTTSVYLPQDRMALTLNGTNQWPTAKDLIRFGEGRSLGTRRALVEILERVGQALSDTTRDVENHSTEHPEFASVAHGILAQWEQGRMSLRFEKS; translated from the coding sequence ATGATTAGAGTGTGGACGGAAAATCGCACAGCAGGCGTCCTGGATCGAAACGGACAGCGCGGAAGTACATTCGTCTATGAACCAGGCGCAGACTCGGAGCGTGCTGTCTCTGTGACCATGCCTGTTCGTCTGGAGTCCTGGAATACACCACTGGGCGTGGCTCCGATTTTTGAAATGAACTTGCCGGAAGGCGCGTTGCGCGAGCGCTTGCGGTTGGCGTTCGCGAAAGCCACAGGCACATTCGATGATCTCGACTTGCTGAGTATTGTCGGTCGCTCTCAGCTTGGGCGCGTACGCTTTACCGGAATGGATGACCAACTCGATGAGGGGGTTCCTTTCCAGTCGGTCGATGAGATTCTTTCGAGCCGCAGGGGTGGTGAGCTTTATCGCTATCTGCTCGAAAAGTTTGCGACGTATTCCGGAATCAGCGGTGTGCAGCCGAAGTTTCTGGTTCGCGATGAGGGAACATTCGCCGTGAATCAAGACATGAAGCGGACGTTATCGCCGTCCTTCAGAGGCGCGACACATATCGTGAAATTCTGGGATCCAGCGGAGTTTCCGCAACTCGCGGCTAATGAATTCTTCTGCCTGAAAGCCGCGGAGCGTTGCGGCTTAACCGTGCCATCACACAGGCTTGCTGAAGACGGAAGTGCGCTGGTCATGGAGCGCTTCGACTTGCGCCCGGACGGAACGTATTGCGGCTTCGAAGATTTCTGCGTGCTCAATGCTCGTCGAACGGACGAGAAATATCGCGGCAGTTACGAAACAAACGTGATGAAGAGGTTCCAGCAATTTGCCATTTCACCCAAGGTATTGGAGGAGAGCCTCCAACTCTTCACACTCATTGCATTGAACTGTGCCATTCGCAATGGTGACGCACACTTGAAGAATTTCGGAATCGTTTACGACGATGTCATGGGAGAGGCTCATCTAGCTCCTGTCTATGACCTCGTAACTACGTCTGTCTATTTGCCGCAAGATCGCATGGCTTTGACCTTGAACGGCACGAATCAATGGCCGACTGCGAAAGACCTCATCCGCTTCGGAGAAGGGCGATCACTCGGAACAAGACGTGCGTTGGTCGAAATCCTTGAACGCGTTGGTCAGGCACTGTCAGACACCACGAGAGACGTCGAGAACCACAGCACGGAGCATCCAGAGTTCGCCTCCGTCGCACATGGAATACTGGCACAGTGGGAGCAGGGGCGAATGTCATTGCGGTTTGAAAAAAGTTAG
- the mnmE gene encoding tRNA uridine-5-carboxymethylaminomethyl(34) synthesis GTPase MnmE: protein MRKRLRRRALYNGCVQLDDTIVAIATPPGRGGIGVVRIAGSESKAMASGLVRLAGGKQLEAGRAHFGELIEPETGDRVDEIVATYFAKPHSYTTDDIVEISCHGAPVVLRHVVELALKRGARLAEPGEFTMRAFLNGRIDLTQAEAVRDLIESQTLYQAKVAAQQLEGAVSHRLQPTKDKLIELIAVMEAGIDFAEDDVSVIPGEQILARIAIVREPLEQLLASFDYGKVVHEGLTLAIVGRPNVGKSSLFNRLVERERAIVTATPGTTRDLVTETVAIGGLPVRLIDTAGIRQALDEAESIGIRKSMEALADADLVLVVLDASQPLEETDRELLRDLGQRPAIAVGNKIDLATAGSGEISALAAVCTSATSGEGIPRLRELILQKIGGDGTQIESGFLTNVRQQDLVQKALAGLDAASKAVSAKTPHEMILLDLYNTLRPLDEITGATTADDILNRIFSTFCIGK from the coding sequence ATGCGCAAGCGCCTTCGCCGACGCGCGCTTTACAATGGCTGCGTGCAACTGGACGACACCATCGTCGCGATCGCCACTCCGCCGGGACGGGGAGGGATTGGAGTGGTGCGCATCGCCGGATCCGAGTCGAAGGCGATGGCTTCGGGACTGGTGCGTCTCGCCGGCGGCAAGCAACTTGAGGCTGGGCGGGCACACTTCGGGGAGTTGATAGAACCGGAAACCGGAGATCGCGTTGACGAAATAGTCGCGACGTATTTTGCCAAGCCGCATTCCTATACGACCGACGATATCGTCGAGATCTCCTGCCACGGAGCGCCGGTCGTTTTGCGCCACGTCGTCGAGCTCGCATTGAAGCGCGGCGCGCGATTGGCCGAACCCGGCGAGTTCACGATGAGAGCATTCCTCAACGGCCGAATCGATCTCACGCAGGCGGAAGCGGTTCGCGACCTGATCGAGTCGCAAACGCTGTACCAGGCGAAGGTCGCGGCGCAACAGTTGGAGGGAGCGGTATCGCACCGCCTGCAACCGACGAAGGACAAGCTGATCGAGCTAATCGCGGTGATGGAAGCGGGAATCGATTTTGCCGAAGACGACGTCTCGGTGATTCCGGGAGAGCAGATCCTCGCGCGCATCGCCATAGTCCGTGAGCCGCTGGAACAACTGCTCGCGAGCTTCGATTACGGCAAGGTTGTACACGAAGGGCTCACGCTGGCAATTGTCGGTAGGCCAAATGTTGGAAAGTCCAGCCTGTTCAACCGACTGGTTGAGCGCGAACGTGCCATTGTCACGGCGACGCCGGGCACAACGCGTGACCTGGTTACTGAAACAGTCGCGATCGGCGGACTTCCGGTACGGCTGATCGATACTGCGGGGATTCGGCAGGCGCTGGACGAAGCCGAGAGCATCGGGATCCGGAAGTCGATGGAGGCGCTTGCCGATGCCGATCTCGTGCTGGTCGTGCTGGATGCTTCCCAGCCGTTGGAGGAGACGGATCGCGAGCTTTTGCGCGATCTCGGACAGCGCCCGGCAATTGCGGTTGGAAACAAGATTGACCTCGCGACCGCTGGCTCCGGCGAGATCAGTGCGCTGGCAGCAGTCTGCACATCGGCAACTTCTGGTGAAGGCATTCCGAGGCTACGCGAACTGATCCTGCAGAAGATTGGTGGCGATGGCACGCAGATCGAATCTGGTTTCTTGACGAACGTTCGCCAGCAGGACCTTGTTCAGAAGGCGCTGGCGGGACTAGACGCGGCGAGCAAGGCGGTATCCGCAAAAACACCGCATGAAATGATCCTTCTCGATCTCTACAATACGTTGCGGCCTCTGGACGAGATCACGGGAGCGACTACCGCAGACGATATCTTGAACCGAATTTTTTCCACATTCTGCATTGGAAAATGA
- a CDS encoding MBL fold metallo-hydrolase translates to MLRITLGDFELTLINDGGYYLDGGAMFGVVPKVLWEKKFAPDEMNRLHMELNTLVVRTGERTVLIETGIGNKLSEKLQRIYGNRAQMLTQLEEAKIAPDEVDIVINTHLHFDHCGWNTYYKDGRAVATFPRAKYYVQRGEWEHAQEQHERDRVSYISDNYNPLIESGQMELISGDREICPGISVRVLPGHTHHHQSVILRSGGKSACYIGDLIPTASHLPPTWVMGYDLDPIGCIDNRHKFYDEAVPQQWLCIFTHEPRTPMIYVTQDEKGAFVANPTQGS, encoded by the coding sequence ATGCTTCGAATTACTCTTGGCGACTTCGAACTCACTCTGATAAACGATGGCGGCTATTACCTCGACGGCGGCGCGATGTTCGGCGTCGTGCCGAAGGTGCTGTGGGAGAAGAAGTTCGCGCCCGACGAGATGAATCGCCTCCACATGGAGCTCAACACGCTCGTAGTTCGGACCGGCGAGCGAACGGTGCTGATCGAGACCGGAATCGGCAACAAGCTCAGCGAGAAGCTGCAGCGAATCTACGGCAATCGCGCCCAGATGCTGACCCAACTCGAAGAGGCGAAGATCGCGCCCGACGAAGTCGATATCGTCATCAATACGCATCTTCATTTCGATCACTGCGGCTGGAACACGTACTACAAAGATGGACGCGCGGTCGCGACCTTTCCGAGGGCGAAGTACTACGTACAGCGCGGCGAGTGGGAACACGCGCAGGAGCAGCACGAACGCGATCGCGTCAGCTATATCAGCGACAACTACAATCCACTGATCGAGTCCGGCCAGATGGAGTTGATCTCCGGCGATCGCGAGATCTGTCCGGGAATCTCTGTCCGCGTGCTTCCCGGACACACGCACCATCACCAGTCAGTCATCCTGCGCAGCGGTGGCAAGAGTGCATGCTACATCGGCGATCTGATTCCAACCGCATCGCATCTTCCTCCGACTTGGGTAATGGGATACGACCTTGATCCGATCGGGTGCATCGACAACCGCCACAAGTTCTACGACGAAGCGGTTCCGCAGCAGTGGCTCTGCATCTTCACCCACGAGCCGCGAACGCCGATGATCTATGTCACGCAGGACGAGAAGGGCGCATTCGTGGCGAATCCAACCCAGGGCTCGTAG